In a genomic window of Anser cygnoides isolate HZ-2024a breed goose chromosome 28, Taihu_goose_T2T_genome, whole genome shotgun sequence:
- the LOC136787320 gene encoding olfactory receptor 14C36-like, protein MPNSSSITEFLLLAFADTRELQLLHFALFLGIYLAALLGNSLILTTVACDHCLHTPMYFFLLNLAVLDLGCISTTLPKAMANSLWDTRAISYQGCASQVLFFVFFFGSEYSLLTIMSYDRYVAICKPLHYGSLVGNRACAQMAAAAWGSGFLNAVLHTANTFSLPLCQGNAVEQFFCEIPHILKLSCSDAYLREFEVLVFSLSLVFGCFVFIVLSYVQIFRTVLRMPSEQGRHKALSTCLPHLAVVSLFVNTGVFAHLKPPSISSPSMDLVVSVLYSVVPPAVNPLIYSMRNQELKDALRKLMT, encoded by the coding sequence atgcccaacagcagctccatcaccgagttcctcctgctggcattcgcagacacgcgggagctgcagctcctgcacttcgcactcttcctgggcatctacctggctgccctcctgggcaacagcctcatcctcaccactgtagcctgcgaccactgcctccacacccccatgtacttcttcctcctcaacctcgccgtcctcgacctgggctgcatctccaccactctgcccaaagccatggccaattccctctgggacaccagggccatctcctatcaagggtgtgcttcACAAGTCCTGTTTTTCGTCTTCTTCTTTGGTTCAgagtattctcttctcaccatcatgtcctatgatcgctacgttgccatctgcaagcccctgcactacgggagcctcgtgggcaacagagcttgtgcccagatggcagcagctgcctggggcagtggctttctcaatgctgtcctgcacacggccaatacattttccctgcccctctgccaaggcaatgctgtggagcagttcttctgtgaaatcccccacatcctcaagctctcttgctcagatgcctacctcagagaATTTGAGGTActtgttttcagtctttctttagtatttggttgttttgttttcattgtgttatcctatgtgcagatcttcaggactgtgctgaggatgccctctgagcagggccggcacaaagccttatccacgtgcctccctcacctggctgtggtctccctgtttgtcaatACAGGCGTGTTTGcccacctgaagcccccctccatctcttccccatccatGGACCTGGTGGTGTCAGTTCTGTACTCCGTGGTGCCCCCggcagtgaaccccctcatctacagcatgaggaaccaggagctcaaggatgcCTTGAGGAAACTGATGACCTga
- the LOC136787212 gene encoding olfactory receptor 14C36-like yields the protein MPNSSSITEFLLLPFADTRELQLLHFTLFLAIYLAALLGNGLILTAAACDHRLHTPMYFFLLNLAVLDLGCISTTLPKAMANSLWDTRAISYQGCASQVLFFVFFFGSEYSILTIMAYDRYIAICKPLHYGSLLGSRACAQMAAAAWGSGVLYALLHTASTFSLPLCQGNAVDQFFCEIPQILKLSCTDSYLREAGFLMFSAFLGFGCLSFIVVSYVQIFMAVLRMPSEQGRHKAFSTCLPHLAVVSLFVNTGVFAYLKPPSISSPSMDLVVSVLYSVVPPAVNPLIYCMKNQELRDAVRTLLEYTYFQHIRLE from the coding sequence atgcccaacagcagctccatcaccgagttcctcctcctgccattcgcagacacgcgggagctgcagctcctgcatttcacgctcttcctggccatctacctggctgccctcctgggcaacggcctcatcctcaccgccgcagcctgcgaccaccgcctccacacccccatgtacttcttcctcctcaacctcgccgtcctcgacctgggctgcatctccaccactctccccaaagccatggccaattccctctgggacaccagggccatctcctatcaagggtgtgcttcACAAGTCCTGTTTTTCGTCTTCTTCTTTGGTTCAGAGTATTCaattctcaccatcatggcctatgaccgctacattgccatctgcaagcccctgcactacgggagcctcctgggcagcagagcttgtgcccagatggcagcagctgcctggggcagtggggttctctatgctctgctgcacacggccagtacattttccctgcccctctgccaaggcaatgcggttgaccagttcttctgtgaaattcctcagatcctcaagctctcctgcactGACTCCTATCTCAGGGAAGCTGGATTTCTCATGTTCAGTGCTTTTTTGGGGTTTGGATGTCTTtctttcattgtggtgtcctatgtgcagatcttcatggcagtgctgaggatgccctctgagcagggccggcacaaagccttttccacgtgcctccctcacctggctgtggtctccctgtttgtcaatACAGGcgtgtttgcctacctgaagcccccctccatctcttccccatccatGGACCTGGTCGTGTCAGTTCTGTATTCAGTAGTGCCTCCGGCtgtgaaccccctcatctactGCATGAAGAACCAGGAACTAAGGGATGCAGTGAGGACACTGCTTGAATACACATATTTTCAGCATATTCGCCTAGAATAA